In a genomic window of Syntrophorhabdales bacterium:
- a CDS encoding F0F1 ATP synthase subunit epsilon: MALLHLEVITPERVMVSEDVDMVEAPGALGEFGVLPGHITFLTSIVPGEVRYMTGSETHHLATSGGFAEVVSDKVTFLLQTAEFAQEIDIERARRAKERAESALAGISSDDKEYKTLELALLRAVARISTASKISS, encoded by the coding sequence GTGGCATTGCTACACCTTGAGGTCATCACCCCGGAGAGGGTGATGGTATCAGAAGACGTCGATATGGTGGAGGCTCCCGGTGCCTTGGGAGAGTTCGGAGTCCTGCCGGGGCACATAACCTTTCTTACTTCTATTGTGCCCGGTGAAGTACGCTACATGACAGGCAGCGAAACGCATCACCTTGCGACAAGCGGGGGATTCGCCGAGGTAGTGAGCGACAAGGTGACTTTCCTTCTCCAAACGGCTGAATTCGCCCAGGAGATAGACATAGAGCGGGCCAGGAGGGCAAAGGAAAGGGCCGAATCGGCGCTTGCGGGTATCTCTTCTGATGACAAAGAGTATAAAACGCTTGAACTGGCCCTGCTGCGCGCCGTCGCCCGAATTTCAACAGCATCCAAGATTTCTTCCTGA